From the genome of Candidatus Cloacimonadota bacterium:
TCTTAGTTGACGCTGTTATTTCATATATAAAGCAGTCCAACAAAAATAACTGGAATGTCTTAGATATTGGAACAGGAACCGGAATTATACCAATTTCTATAAGTAAATATTTTTCAAATACCCAGAATAAAATACTATTTACTGCTACTGATATTTCTAAAACTGCTTTAGAAAATGCTGAAAAGAATATTGAATTGCATCATATCCAGAATATCCAACTAATCCTATCTGATACATCTAAAGATTTGTCTGGAAAATTTGATATTATTATCTCTAATCCACCTTACATTTCTGAAAAGCAATTTCAAAACCTTCAAAAAGAAGTTAAAAATTTTGAGCCAAAATTAGCTTTGTTTGGTGGAGAAAAAGGTCTTACATATTACCAAAAGATTTTACAAAATGCAGAAAATTTTCTAAACAAAAATGGAAAGATTTTCTTTGAAATAGGAGCAAATCAAAAAGAGGGTATGGAAAAAATCATTCATGAATTTAATTATAAAATCATTGACATAATAAAAGATTATAACGATTTATATCGTGTGCTTGTTCTAGAAAAAAATTAGCAGTCTATAATACCGGATTACAAAGTAATGTATAAATTTAAAATTAGAGGAAACGCAAAAAAACTAAAAGGCATTATATCTATCAGCGGTTCAAAGAATGCTGGATTGCCAATTATGGCAGCAACTCTCCTCGCAGGTGGAAACTACACAATTAAGAATGTCCCGGATATAGTAGACATTAGAACAATGGCAGAACTACTTAGTATTTTGGGTTCAAAGGTAGAATTTAAAAATCACGAACTAAAAATCCATACTGACAGCTGCACCTGCTATGAAGCACCTTATGATTTGGTCAAAAGAATGCGTGCTTCTATCTATGTCTTAGGACCACTTGTTGCAAGATACGGAAAAGCAAAAGTATCATTCCCTGGTGGATGTGCATTGGGAGCCAGACCTATTAACCTGCATTTAGAAGGATTGCAAAAGTTAGGTACAAATATTGAAATTGAGCATGGATATATCAATGCAGATACAA
Proteins encoded in this window:
- the prmC gene encoding peptide chain release factor N(5)-glutamine methyltransferase is translated as MKMKKNKEIWTVKDVLLWTSNYFKKNEIQSSQLNAEMIIARVLNCSRMELYLNYDKLLNPKEREEIRNLVKKRATHYPLQYLIGETEFYGYKFFVDEGVLIPRPETEILVDAVISYIKQSNKNNWNVLDIGTGTGIIPISISKYFSNTQNKILFTATDISKTALENAEKNIELHHIQNIQLILSDTSKDLSGKFDIIISNPPYISEKQFQNLQKEVKNFEPKLALFGGEKGLTYYQKILQNAENFLNKNGKIFFEIGANQKEGMEKIIHEFNYKIIDIIKDYNDLYRVLVLEKN